One window of the Chloroflexota bacterium genome contains the following:
- a CDS encoding nucleic acid-binding protein, protein MGTGELSIAVADAGPLIHLTEIGCLPLLRIFDALHIPDAVWSETVEQDRVPRDDVLKLSTVQRHTLSQSEVTRFTQENSLEDLHDGERECLYLCQQIGVSILLTDDLAVRDAAKRLNLTAVGSLGIVVRAYRLGHISLADAEQHITDLYDVSSLFATRTIVELAIEQLRKHSGQG, encoded by the coding sequence GTGGGCACTGGGGAACTGAGTATCGCTGTAGCAGACGCTGGCCCGCTCATCCACCTGACCGAGATCGGCTGCCTGCCGCTCTTGCGTATCTTCGATGCTTTGCACATCCCAGACGCAGTGTGGTCGGAGACTGTCGAACAGGATCGCGTTCCACGGGATGATGTTCTAAAACTAAGCACTGTTCAGCGGCACACCTTGTCACAGTCAGAGGTCACGCGGTTCACACAGGAAAACAGTCTTGAGGATCTGCACGATGGCGAACGCGAATGCCTTTATCTTTGCCAGCAGATAGGTGTCTCCATTCTGTTAACCGATGACCTGGCTGTACGGGATGCCGCCAAGCGTCTGAATCTGACAGCAGTAGGCTCCTTGGGTATCGTGGTCCGGGCTTACCGATTGGGACACATCTCACTGGCCGATGCAGAACAGCACATCACGGATCTCTACGACGTGAGCAGTCTTTTTGCCACACGGACGATTGTGGAACTGGCGATCGAACAACTGCGCAAGCACTCTGGTCAAGGCTGA
- a CDS encoding M48 family metallopeptidase, protein MSEQQPVTDIPGIDPDRQRVAQEYARLRYRLLALDLALSAAYVLLWLFSGLSVAVRERLATLSQWPLFVVAGYTIVFFAAYGLLLAPLGYYSGFVLPHRYGLSTQTRRGWIVDMVKSSALGGAMTLLVMEVLYALLRMAPETWWLYMAAFLLFVQVVLATLAPILIMPIFWKLRPLADEVLAERLENLARRAGQRVRGVFVMDMSTRTRAANAMLMGLFGTRRIVLGDTLLDQYTPDEIETILAHELAHHVHHDIGWSIVLDVFHTIIVLYLSHLTLRWGLARAGFAAPGDVAAFPILAAVLGGFSVLTTPLTNAYSRWRESLADGYALVMTGNANAFISSEVKLVNQNLAVLWPEAWVEALLYTHPAPGRRITRAMAFQREKEGTQ, encoded by the coding sequence ATGAGCGAACAACAGCCAGTAACCGATATCCCGGGCATTGACCCCGACCGCCAGCGAGTGGCGCAGGAATACGCGCGTCTCCGCTATCGCTTGTTGGCCCTCGACCTGGCATTGAGCGCGGCCTATGTCCTCCTTTGGCTGTTCAGTGGCCTCTCGGTGGCGGTGCGCGAGCGGCTGGCAACTCTGTCTCAGTGGCCTCTATTCGTAGTGGCTGGATACACCATCGTCTTCTTTGCCGCCTATGGGCTCCTTCTGGCACCGCTGGGTTATTACAGTGGCTTTGTGCTGCCCCACCGCTATGGCCTCTCCACCCAGACCCGGCGTGGCTGGATCGTGGATATGGTCAAAAGCAGTGCCCTCGGTGGGGCCATGACCCTGCTGGTGATGGAAGTCCTGTACGCTTTGCTGCGGATGGCGCCTGAGACCTGGTGGCTTTATATGGCCGCTTTCCTGCTCTTCGTGCAGGTCGTCCTGGCGACGCTGGCCCCCATACTCATCATGCCCATCTTCTGGAAACTGCGCCCCTTGGCCGACGAGGTTCTGGCTGAGCGGCTGGAGAACTTAGCCCGTCGGGCGGGACAGAGGGTGCGCGGCGTCTTCGTGATGGATATGAGCACCCGCACGCGAGCGGCCAACGCCATGCTGATGGGACTCTTCGGCACCCGCCGCATCGTGCTGGGGGATACCTTGCTAGACCAATACACTCCCGATGAGATCGAGACCATCCTGGCCCACGAGTTGGCCCACCATGTGCACCATGACATCGGATGGAGCATCGTGTTGGACGTATTTCATACGATTATCGTCTTGTATTTGAGCCACCTGACCCTTCGTTGGGGGCTGGCGCGAGCGGGATTCGCTGCGCCGGGCGACGTGGCAGCATTCCCCATCCTGGCGGCAGTACTGGGTGGCTTCAGCGTCCTCACCACGCCGCTGACCAACGCCTACTCGCGCTGGCGGGAGAGCCTGGCGGACGGCTATGCACTAGTGATGACCGGCAACGCCAATGCCTTCATCTCCAGCGAGGTGAAATTGGTGAACCAGAACCTGGCTGTCCTTTGGCCAGAGGCTTGGGTTGAAGCCTTGCTGTACACCCATCCTGCGCCCGGACGGCGTATCACGCGGGCGATGGCATTTCAGAGAGAGAAAGAGGGCACGCAATGA
- a CDS encoding amidohydrolase — MHPTLEKAKQLQDHLVSVRRRIHRHPELGFQEVETARLVADELAVLGTTPKMGVGGTGVVAEVGAGEGPTVALRADMDALPIQERNTVSYASEVPGVMHACGHDAHVAALLGAASLLREMDLPGRVRLIFQPAEETVDDEGRSGAQRLLEAGVMEGVDAVMAAHMVGDTPVGTMLVSPGPILAATDTFELAILGQACHGAYPHRGIDAIVLAAQVVNAIQSIMARRIDPMEVGVITVGTISGGRKSNILADHVVLTGTIRSFNPQVRQQILDGLREACELTRCQGGDYELRISGGHPATVNDVALTELIRRVAGQVLGLHVLPEKPSPVSEDFGLLARHVPGVYFLVGARPKDGVPRQTHTSHFDIDEDAIPFATALLVEAARHYLLERADSEITKSVLALTHTTQEE, encoded by the coding sequence GTGCACCCCACACTGGAAAAGGCTAAACAACTGCAAGACCACCTGGTCTCCGTTCGGCGGCGTATCCACCGCCACCCAGAGTTGGGCTTCCAGGAGGTAGAGACTGCGCGCCTCGTGGCCGACGAACTTGCCGTCTTGGGCACCACGCCCAAGATGGGTGTAGGCGGGACAGGCGTGGTGGCCGAGGTGGGGGCTGGTGAGGGGCCTACGGTGGCCTTGCGAGCCGACATGGATGCGCTACCGATACAGGAACGAAACACCGTCTCCTACGCCTCTGAGGTCCCTGGGGTGATGCATGCTTGTGGCCACGATGCCCACGTGGCGGCATTGTTGGGTGCAGCATCCCTGCTACGAGAAATGGATTTGCCTGGACGAGTGCGCCTGATCTTCCAGCCTGCCGAAGAGACCGTGGACGACGAAGGGCGAAGCGGAGCGCAACGCCTCCTGGAGGCAGGTGTTATGGAGGGCGTAGATGCAGTGATGGCCGCGCATATGGTGGGTGATACGCCTGTGGGGACGATGCTGGTCTCGCCAGGGCCAATCCTGGCCGCCACCGATACTTTTGAACTCGCTATCCTCGGCCAGGCTTGTCATGGGGCTTACCCGCACCGCGGCATTGACGCTATCGTGCTGGCTGCCCAGGTGGTCAATGCGATCCAGAGCATTATGGCGCGGCGCATTGATCCTATGGAAGTGGGCGTGATCACAGTGGGCACCATCTCGGGAGGGCGCAAATCCAATATCTTGGCCGACCACGTCGTGTTGACTGGCACTATTCGCAGTTTCAACCCCCAGGTGCGCCAGCAAATACTGGACGGATTGCGGGAAGCCTGTGAACTGACCCGTTGTCAGGGTGGAGATTACGAGTTGCGCATCTCCGGTGGTCATCCGGCCACCGTCAATGACGTTGCTTTGACAGAATTGATCCGGCGCGTGGCGGGACAGGTGTTGGGACTCCACGTGTTGCCAGAAAAGCCCAGCCCCGTCTCTGAGGATTTTGGTTTGTTGGCCCGCCACGTACCAGGCGTGTACTTCCTCGTTGGAGCGCGTCCGAAAGACGGTGTGCCACGCCAGACCCACACGTCACACTTCGACATTGATGAGGATGCCATCCCGTTTGCCACCGCCCTTTTAGTCGAGGCAGCGCGTCATTACCTGCTCGAGCGGGCGGATTCGGAGATAACAAAATCGGTGCTTGCACTCACGCATACTACTCAGGAGGAATGA